A region of the Mesobacillus jeotgali genome:
CTGAACGCAACGGATCTGTTCTCTATATGCCAAGTTCGGATGGAACATCCATGGCAGCGACCAAAATTGTCTCAATTTTTCCTGATAACAGCTCAGCCGATCTTCCGACCACACAAGGAGCCATTTTACTCACAGAACTACAAACAGGAAGACATATAAGCTTACTGTCCGCTTCTTACCTGACAAGGTTGAGAACCGGCGCATTAAGTGCCATCTCAGCCCGCCACCTCGCCAGGCTCGACAGCCAGGTACTGACCGTCATTGGCACAGGCGGAATGGCCTTCGAGCAAGTACTGGGAATAGTGAACGTCTTGCCAATCCAAGATATCTATTTAATCAACCGTTCCATTGAAAAAACCTACACATTCGGCGAAAAGCTCAAAGAGGCAGGTATTACCGCTAAAATACATACCGGAGTCGACCGAAACGAAGCCGTCGCCCAGTCCGATGTCATTTGCTGTGCTACCCGGTCAACCGAAGAAGTATTTGATGCCGATTATGTAAAAGCAGGGACACATATTATCGGAGTGGGTAGTTACTTGCCCGAAATGCGAGAAATCCCGTTAGGTGCGATTGAAAAAGCAACGTTTATTTATGCAGATGATTATGAGGGGATGAAAGCTGAGGCTGGGGAGTTCATAGATGCCGTTCATCGAGGTAAATGGTCATTTGATCAGCTTTCAGGGACGTTGGCTGAACTTCATATGAATCCGGTCGAACGTCGAGTTGAGGATATTACTATTTTTAAATCGGTTGGGGCGGCTCATTTTGATTTGGCTGTGGCGAAGGGGGTTTATGAGAAAGCGGAGGGGAAGACTGAGGGGGAGGAGATTTTTTTGTAGGTTAAGGGGGAGGATTTTAAGGGAAATGGGGGAAGCATTTCATGTCCCCATTTTATTCCTTAAATGATATTTTAAATCTGAGAGATTAACTTATTGTTGACAGAGCA
Encoded here:
- a CDS encoding ornithine cyclodeaminase family protein, with protein sequence MLILNEQLIQSIYKIEDAIRDVEAMLVAIHEGRVENPHRTVLNVPERNGSVLYMPSSDGTSMAATKIVSIFPDNSSADLPTTQGAILLTELQTGRHISLLSASYLTRLRTGALSAISARHLARLDSQVLTVIGTGGMAFEQVLGIVNVLPIQDIYLINRSIEKTYTFGEKLKEAGITAKIHTGVDRNEAVAQSDVICCATRSTEEVFDADYVKAGTHIIGVGSYLPEMREIPLGAIEKATFIYADDYEGMKAEAGEFIDAVHRGKWSFDQLSGTLAELHMNPVERRVEDITIFKSVGAAHFDLAVAKGVYEKAEGKTEGEEIFL